A stretch of the Spirochaetota bacterium genome encodes the following:
- a CDS encoding aldehyde ferredoxin oxidoreductase C-terminal domain-containing protein yields MHHHQKVLFIDLSTGYYRLARYPIGDFFGPIDLGLHIAQRYYTTNIGVGVLAGSIFPGSNRLFINGYSPCWNSFFISSMGGAGLVFDNLGINMIALSKKAPTPSVLYLNRIHGEEIEIEIKPIDVFKIWESGHGGVYSLMHEVLSMFADKYVTDPRVIATGPASYATDFGALCSAPVKDGTLTWVDTWAGRGGFGSKLLREHGIAAIIYGGTYIDEDFRDRKVADEWFIDKYSKKLAAKDLEATTKYRFDPQFNTGGTFGVNFATIGGRILAFNYRSIYMTEEERLSIHQKLVVDHYLKQFNEETIATKSMKTCGEPCAAVCKKMRDIYKKDYEPYQAMGPLCGVFDQRSAEMLVHKADMYGFDSISVGGVLAWLMECLDKKLIKPQEAGVTHLPVFSHVNFSAETDSKHNAEIASKLLDAIIHKEGILDFTEGARKFARKLAREKSKDIIDCFVYNANARKGWIVPNQYWVPGVLSPMPIMGKYYMYYGNDFLPPRELGRKNAHRMIKELMLDNTGFCRFHRLWAEDMIPEIMNSLYGMHQQFLKSLDMTASRINSRNVSIYWESQRNIDFVATYLKRMHQVEKVNDKELLHWISQFEQNPQEAAYNYWFEILKGVHESLREF; encoded by the coding sequence ATGCACCATCATCAAAAAGTACTATTCATAGACCTTTCAACCGGCTACTATCGCTTAGCACGATATCCCATTGGCGATTTTTTTGGTCCAATTGATTTAGGTTTGCACATTGCACAGCGCTACTATACCACCAACATTGGTGTGGGGGTGCTTGCTGGCTCAATCTTCCCTGGTTCAAACCGATTATTTATAAACGGCTACTCACCCTGCTGGAATAGCTTTTTCATTTCATCTATGGGCGGTGCAGGATTAGTGTTTGATAACTTAGGTATCAACATGATTGCTCTTTCCAAAAAAGCCCCTACACCTTCGGTGCTGTATCTTAACCGTATTCATGGTGAAGAAATTGAAATTGAAATAAAACCCATTGATGTATTCAAAATATGGGAAAGTGGACACGGTGGTGTGTATTCCCTGATGCATGAAGTTTTATCAATGTTTGCTGATAAATATGTAACTGATCCACGCGTCATTGCCACAGGTCCTGCTTCATATGCAACAGATTTTGGAGCATTGTGTTCAGCACCTGTGAAGGATGGAACACTTACCTGGGTTGATACCTGGGCAGGACGTGGTGGATTTGGTTCAAAGCTTTTGCGTGAGCACGGCATTGCTGCTATCATATACGGTGGCACATATATAGATGAAGACTTCAGAGACCGTAAAGTTGCCGATGAATGGTTTATTGATAAATACAGCAAAAAGCTTGCAGCCAAAGACTTAGAGGCAACCACCAAATATCGCTTTGACCCGCAATTTAACACCGGTGGTACCTTTGGTGTTAATTTTGCTACCATTGGCGGAAGGATCCTTGCATTTAACTATCGCTCAATTTACATGACCGAAGAAGAAAGGCTATCTATTCATCAAAAGCTTGTTGTTGATCATTACCTGAAACAATTTAATGAAGAAACGATAGCCACCAAAAGCATGAAAACCTGCGGCGAGCCATGTGCTGCTGTTTGTAAAAAGATGCGCGACATCTATAAAAAAGATTATGAACCGTACCAGGCAATGGGTCCCCTGTGCGGCGTGTTTGATCAAAGGTCAGCTGAGATGCTTGTCCACAAAGCTGATATGTATGGGTTTGATTCAATCTCGGTTGGTGGCGTGCTTGCATGGCTTATGGAATGCCTTGATAAAAAACTTATAAAACCCCAGGAAGCGGGTGTTACGCACCTTCCTGTTTTTTCGCATGTTAACTTCAGTGCCGAAACTGATTCAAAACACAACGCTGAAATTGCAAGCAAACTACTTGATGCTATCATACATAAAGAAGGAATTCTTGATTTTACTGAAGGAGCGCGCAAATTTGCTCGCAAATTAGCTCGTGAAAAAAGTAAAGATATCATCGATTGTTTTGTATATAACGCCAACGCGCGCAAGGGCTGGATTGTTCCCAACCAGTATTGGGTTCCCGGGGTACTATCGCCCATGCCTATTATGGGTAAGTATTATATGTATTATGGCAATGACTTTTTGCCGCCACGTGAGTTGGGACGTAAAAACGCGCACCGCATGATTAAAGAGCTTATGCTTGATAACACCGGTTTTTGCCGTTTCCACCGGCTGTGGGCTGAGGACATGATTCCTGAAATCATGAATTCACTGTATGGGATGCACCAACAATTTTTGAAAAGCCTTGACATGACTGCAAGTCGCATTAACAGCCGCAATGTGTCAATTTACTGGGAATCACAACGAAATATTGATTTTGTTGCAACATATTTAAAACGCATGCATCAGGTTGAAAAAGTCAACGACAAAGAATTGTTGCACTGGATATCGCAATTTGAACAAAACCCACAGGAAGCCGCATACAATTACTGGTTTGAAATTTTAAAAGGCGTGCATGAATCATTACGTGAATTTTAA
- a CDS encoding radical SAM protein, with protein RYLAIAYAYYSLQKIDGIRLSTRPDYINDEILSLLKKYAVTTIELGAQSMHDDVLQQAQRGHTVQDILNASKLIKDYGFNLIIQLMPGLPGDSFDKSIETAQKAIIVQPNGVRIYPTVVIKDTQLETLYKEGKYAPLSLDEAIDLCAHMYGLFTINNIPVIRMGLHPFDDTVADTILAGPYHPSFGYLVKSRYYRNKLQHLIKNFLGHNNTQTLTIELPGNTIAEYYGPHKENLAFLRNEFDTITLQFCITDIHEPVVYS; from the coding sequence AGATATTTAGCGATAGCTTATGCATATTACTCTTTGCAAAAAATTGACGGCATACGGTTATCTACTCGTCCTGATTACATAAACGACGAAATCCTTTCACTACTTAAAAAATATGCTGTCACAACAATTGAGCTTGGTGCTCAATCCATGCATGATGATGTACTCCAACAAGCACAACGTGGTCATACAGTACAGGACATACTCAATGCTTCAAAGCTCATTAAAGACTATGGGTTTAACCTTATAATTCAGCTTATGCCCGGACTTCCTGGTGATTCTTTTGATAAATCAATTGAAACAGCACAGAAAGCCATTATAGTACAACCCAATGGCGTTCGTATTTACCCAACTGTTGTCATAAAAGATACCCAATTAGAAACATTATACAAAGAAGGAAAATATGCACCTTTATCATTAGATGAAGCTATTGATTTGTGTGCTCATATGTATGGCTTATTTACAATAAACAATATTCCAGTGATCAGAATGGGTTTACATCCGTTTGATGATACAGTAGCTGATACCATCCTTGCCGGGCCCTATCATCCTTCGTTTGGCTACTTAGTCAAATCCCGATACTACCGCAATAAGCTGCAACACCTTATAAAAAACTTTCTGGGACATAACAATACACAAACACTAACTATTGAATTGCCAGGAAACACTATTGCAGAATATTATGGCCCCCATAAAGAAAATCTTGCTTTTTTACGTAATGAATTTGATACTATTACTTTGCAATTTTGTATTACAGATATTCATGAACCAGTAGTATATAGTTAA